From one Prosthecobacter vanneervenii genomic stretch:
- a CDS encoding UPF0175 family protein, producing MTLELPDISAIQRFTAEDLRLELACALYARGRVSAVSGADLSGLDLITFQQALQERNIPRQYSVEDLDDDLAALDKLFPA from the coding sequence ATGACATTGGAACTTCCGGACATCAGCGCCATCCAGCGTTTTACTGCCGAAGATCTTCGGCTGGAGCTGGCTTGTGCCCTGTATGCCCGGGGCCGTGTCAGCGCCGTCTCTGGAGCAGATTTGTCAGGTCTGGACCTGATCACTTTTCAGCAGGCCCTGCAGGAAAGAAACATTCCCCGGCAGTACTCGGTGGAAGACCTTGATGATGATCTAGCGGCTCTGGACAAGCTGTTCCCGGCATGA
- a CDS encoding DUF3368 domain-containing protein: MIVVADTSVILNLCCVQQAHLLPALFHEVWVPDQVRLEFERLSFHQPRFHGLLMPDWILIQPAAPVSAELASMPNLHAGETAALALALSGHADAVLMDEAAGRRAAQLLGVPAIGVLGVLLQARKMGLISAIKPVLQRLAVEAGFWLSPALVDSALRKCGET; encoded by the coding sequence ATGATCGTTGTCGCGGACACTTCCGTGATTCTCAATCTCTGCTGCGTTCAGCAGGCCCATCTGCTTCCTGCCTTGTTTCATGAAGTATGGGTCCCTGATCAAGTGCGGCTTGAGTTTGAACGCCTCAGCTTTCATCAGCCGCGTTTCCACGGCCTGCTAATGCCAGACTGGATTCTCATTCAGCCAGCAGCCCCGGTTTCAGCAGAGCTGGCGTCCATGCCTAATTTACATGCTGGCGAAACAGCTGCTCTGGCACTCGCGCTTAGCGGGCATGCCGATGCCGTGCTGATGGATGAAGCCGCTGGCAGGCGTGCCGCTCAACTCCTCGGTGTCCCAGCGATTGGAGTTCTTGGAGTGTTGCTGCAAGCTCGCAAAATGGGACTGATTTCTGCCATCAAGCCTGTGCTTCAAAGGCTGGCCGTTGAAGCGGGCTTCTGGTTGTCCCCCGCTCTGGTGGATTCAGCCTTAAGAAAGTGCGGCGAAACATGA